The following are encoded in a window of Gramella sp. MT6 genomic DNA:
- a CDS encoding RidA family protein, whose product MKRVLISNGNPLEDIIGFSRAVKVGPYITVGGTAPVDKNGKTVGAGDIKVQTRKCIEIIQAALKQAGSGLDDVVRTRILLTDINDWKAAIEVRSEFFRKIKPVDTIMQVSRFVNPEWLIEIEADAIIDN is encoded by the coding sequence ATGAAAAGAGTATTAATTTCGAACGGAAATCCATTAGAAGATATAATCGGGTTCAGTAGGGCGGTAAAAGTGGGACCTTATATCACAGTTGGAGGAACAGCACCTGTAGATAAAAACGGAAAAACCGTGGGAGCTGGTGACATAAAAGTACAGACCAGAAAATGTATCGAAATTATACAGGCAGCTCTGAAACAAGCGGGATCTGGATTAGATGATGTAGTGCGAACAAGAATTCTTCTAACAGACATAAATGATTGGAAAGCCGCTATAGAAGTTAGATCTGAATTTTTCAGGAAGATCAAACCGGTGGATACGATTATGCAGGTAAGCAGATTCGTTAATCCGGAATGGTTGATAGAGATCGAAGCAGACGCGATTATAGATAATTAA
- a CDS encoding amidohydrolase, with translation MKITLAFLALLVYCLPFLNLLNAQESNTRVTIFHSGDIITMAGDLPSYAEALVINGEIITYVGNLNGAKENAGNDFLEVDLKGKTLLPGLIDGHAHFSNFASQAIGAILLPSPDADADNIPKIIEILKKWDTPENRELTGWIFGTGFDDSVLEEKRFPTKHDLDKVTTEYPIMITHISGHFAVVNSKGLEKLGITAATENPEGGLIRREKDSNEPNGVLEELAAIPFMLDAIAPKSPEANFKFFEAGQEMALSYGYTTAQEGRTMQNADYLIEMAEAGNLKLDVVSYVDYLFTDKYLTTKWYDRDYNNHFRFGGMKLTLDGSPQGRTAWRTEPYLIPPDGAEKDYSGYPAIPNDEDVSTLYRKALENNWQTLTHANGDAAMDQMIRTLKPLLKEYGNEERRFVLIHGQYVRDDQLDDFSEMRVIGSLFPLHTFYWGDWHKQIIGNELGNKISPMRTALDKGMKVTVHSDAPVALPNLMRVVWTAVERTSRSGTIIGENERLTPYEALKAITAWSAYQHFEEDRKGTLEVGKLADLVILDNNPLKVQKDKIKDIVVLETIKNGVSVYQK, from the coding sequence ATGAAAATTACCTTAGCCTTTTTAGCTCTTCTAGTTTATTGCTTGCCATTTCTGAACTTACTCAATGCTCAGGAGTCAAACACTCGAGTCACAATATTTCATAGTGGAGATATTATAACTATGGCTGGTGATCTGCCTTCATACGCAGAAGCGCTCGTCATTAATGGTGAAATCATTACTTATGTAGGTAATTTAAATGGAGCTAAAGAGAATGCCGGTAATGATTTCCTGGAGGTCGATCTAAAAGGTAAAACTTTGCTTCCGGGGCTAATCGATGGTCATGCACATTTCAGCAATTTTGCTTCACAGGCGATTGGTGCCATACTCCTACCCTCTCCAGATGCCGATGCCGACAATATCCCGAAGATCATAGAAATTCTAAAAAAATGGGATACTCCTGAAAACAGGGAATTGACCGGTTGGATTTTCGGTACCGGCTTCGACGATTCCGTATTAGAAGAAAAGCGTTTTCCAACCAAACATGACCTTGATAAAGTTACTACCGAATACCCGATTATGATCACTCATATTTCGGGACATTTTGCTGTTGTAAATTCTAAAGGACTGGAAAAATTAGGCATCACTGCAGCTACCGAAAATCCCGAAGGAGGCCTGATAAGGCGTGAAAAAGATTCCAATGAGCCTAACGGGGTATTAGAGGAACTTGCTGCCATCCCCTTTATGCTGGATGCTATAGCTCCAAAATCTCCAGAGGCCAATTTTAAATTTTTTGAGGCAGGCCAGGAAATGGCCCTTTCATATGGATATACCACTGCCCAGGAAGGAAGAACTATGCAGAATGCAGATTACTTAATAGAGATGGCTGAAGCCGGAAACCTGAAACTGGATGTTGTAAGTTATGTAGATTATCTATTTACAGATAAATATCTAACAACGAAATGGTATGACAGGGACTATAATAATCATTTCAGATTCGGGGGTATGAAGCTAACTCTTGATGGTTCACCCCAGGGAAGAACGGCCTGGAGAACAGAACCATATTTAATTCCACCAGACGGAGCTGAAAAAGATTATTCAGGATATCCTGCAATTCCAAATGATGAAGACGTAAGCACTCTCTATAGAAAAGCCCTTGAAAATAACTGGCAAACACTTACCCATGCTAATGGAGATGCTGCTATGGATCAAATGATTCGAACGTTAAAACCGCTTCTTAAAGAATATGGTAATGAAGAAAGAAGGTTTGTGCTCATACACGGGCAGTACGTTCGTGATGACCAGCTTGATGACTTTAGCGAAATGAGAGTAATAGGATCTTTATTCCCGCTTCATACTTTTTATTGGGGTGACTGGCACAAGCAAATTATTGGGAATGAACTTGGTAATAAAATAAGCCCAATGAGAACTGCCCTGGATAAAGGCATGAAGGTTACAGTACATTCTGATGCCCCAGTAGCTCTGCCTAATTTAATGCGGGTAGTATGGACTGCGGTGGAACGTACTTCCAGATCTGGAACTATCATTGGGGAAAATGAGCGTCTAACCCCTTATGAAGCATTAAAAGCAATTACCGCCTGGAGTGCATACCAGCATTTTGAAGAAGATAGAAAAGGTACTTTGGAAGTAGGAAAACTTGCCGACCTGGTCATTCTGGATAATAATCCGCTTAAGGTCCAGAAGGATAAAATAAAAGATATCGTGGTTTTAGAAACCATCAAAAATGGGGTTTCAGTATATCAAAAATAA
- a CDS encoding transporter substrate-binding domain-containing protein, whose translation MDSKLKSFFFALSIILSSCSQGNGISEENAELYNSGKEKPPYKVSKDLEAIKKDGVLHAITIYNSTSYFLYKGIPMGFEYELLSRLAEDLELELKITVADDIDDLFDMLNNGEADLIAYGLTITEPRKKLVSFTENHYVTHQTLVQRMPDNWRSLPGYKIDKELISNTLELINDTVWVRENSSYAERIKNLQDEIGDEIPIAHIEGNITTDEIIRMVVDGEIERTIADYNIAAINKTFYPILDIDTRISFSQRIAWAVRQNSPELLKAINKWITKEKKMDDYYVIYNKYFKNKKSYRGRIQSDFYSKNGNRISKYDDIIKENASKIGWDWRLLCSQVYQESRFDPKSESWAGAKGLIQLMPETAKELGVNNSYNPEQNVSGGVKYLNKIRDRFEAVEDSIQKVKFTLAAFNCGPGHVLDAMRLAEKNGKDPNIWDDNVETYLLKLAQKKYYLDDVVRHGFVRGSEPYNYVRDIFTRYEQYKQFIEPQTAIGMVD comes from the coding sequence ATGGATTCAAAATTGAAATCATTTTTTTTCGCTCTTTCAATAATTTTATCAAGCTGCTCTCAGGGGAACGGAATTTCAGAAGAAAATGCCGAATTGTATAATTCAGGTAAGGAAAAACCACCCTATAAAGTCTCTAAAGATCTTGAGGCTATCAAAAAAGATGGAGTATTACATGCCATAACAATTTACAATTCCACGAGTTATTTTTTATACAAAGGAATACCCATGGGTTTTGAATATGAGCTATTATCTCGCTTAGCAGAGGATTTAGAACTTGAACTTAAGATTACAGTTGCAGATGATATAGATGACCTCTTTGATATGCTTAATAATGGTGAAGCAGATTTGATTGCTTATGGTTTGACTATAACTGAACCCAGAAAAAAGCTGGTTAGTTTTACAGAGAATCATTATGTAACCCACCAGACCTTAGTTCAGCGTATGCCTGATAACTGGCGATCCCTGCCCGGATACAAGATCGATAAAGAGTTAATTTCAAACACTTTAGAATTAATAAATGATACCGTGTGGGTCCGGGAAAATTCTTCTTATGCCGAACGCATAAAAAATTTACAGGATGAGATAGGCGATGAAATTCCGATTGCACACATTGAAGGAAATATTACTACCGATGAGATCATCAGAATGGTAGTGGATGGTGAAATTGAAAGAACAATTGCAGATTATAATATCGCTGCAATCAATAAAACATTTTATCCTATTCTCGATATTGACACGCGCATATCTTTCTCTCAACGGATAGCCTGGGCTGTCAGACAAAATTCTCCGGAATTGTTAAAAGCAATAAATAAATGGATAACAAAAGAGAAAAAAATGGATGATTATTATGTCATCTACAATAAGTATTTCAAAAATAAAAAGTCCTACAGGGGAAGGATCCAAAGTGATTTTTACAGTAAAAATGGTAACAGGATTAGTAAATATGATGATATTATTAAAGAAAATGCCTCCAAAATAGGATGGGATTGGCGCCTGCTTTGTTCACAGGTATACCAGGAATCAAGGTTTGATCCTAAATCAGAATCCTGGGCAGGAGCAAAAGGGCTGATTCAATTAATGCCGGAAACGGCTAAAGAACTGGGTGTGAATAACAGTTATAATCCGGAACAGAATGTTAGCGGTGGGGTAAAATACCTGAATAAAATTCGCGATAGATTTGAGGCTGTAGAAGATTCTATCCAAAAAGTGAAGTTCACCTTAGCTGCTTTCAACTGTGGCCCTGGACATGTATTGGATGCTATGCGCCTGGCAGAAAAGAATGGCAAAGATCCCAATATCTGGGATGATAATGTAGAGACCTATTTATTGAAACTTGCTCAAAAGAAATACTATCTGGATGATGTAGTTAGGCATGGCTTTGTAAGAGGATCAGAACCCTACAATTATGTTCGGGATATCTTTACTCGCTATGAGCAATACAAGCAATTTATAGAACCACAAACCGCAATTGGGATGGTTGATTAA
- a CDS encoding DUF2255 family protein, whose translation MFPKELYEFLAKHTLIEIKGGITRDSFLKIWMVEVDKRLFARSWNKSEKSWFTEFQRTGVGEIKYGEEVIRVQGEKIDAENPINHKISQAYIKKYNQPENLKYSQGISQPEYFDYTMEFSLYDNP comes from the coding sequence ATGTTCCCTAAAGAATTATATGAATTTTTAGCTAAGCATACCCTTATCGAAATAAAGGGAGGCATAACCAGAGATAGCTTTTTAAAGATCTGGATGGTAGAGGTAGACAAAAGGCTTTTTGCAAGAAGCTGGAATAAAAGTGAAAAAAGCTGGTTCACTGAATTTCAGAGAACGGGTGTAGGAGAAATTAAATATGGTGAGGAAGTAATCAGGGTCCAGGGTGAAAAAATTGATGCCGAAAACCCGATCAACCACAAAATTAGCCAGGCCTATATTAAAAAATATAACCAGCCCGAAAATCTTAAATATTCACAAGGAATATCACAACCTGAGTATTTTGACTATACAATGGAATTTTCTTTGTATGATAATCCATAG
- a CDS encoding TIGR00366 family protein produces the protein MIEKLGEKLTYIYLKYMPNAFVFAILLTLITGIGAYLWLEVTALDIIISWYDGFFDLLAFAMQIVLIVITGYSIALSPVIKKGIDSLSRHINSPSQVYFIVVFIGLLFTLISFGWIVITCVLARELALRVKGVNYPFLTACVYFSANTWVSGFSSSIPLLLNTENNFLIQSGILDKVIPTSYTLGSTLNITMIFTLLILAPLAILILRPKNTRDKEISDLMISKETSNNLTIKEEAQSLKLPFRSYSDKMNNSYVLQMIIVIMGLSYIVYHFSSKGFDLNFNIMIFIFIITGLLLHKTPMRYVISMKRSSSNVSGILFQYPFYAGIMGIMLYTGLGEKLGQLMASQANIDSYPFYAYLTGGLVNFAIPSAGGEFAVVGPSIINAVKEIGIGLPAEQVTEIISRASLAVAYGESLSNLLQPFYLLLVLPIMAAGIKIQARDIMGYLVLPFIIFFIIQSLLVLYCPM, from the coding sequence ATGATCGAAAAACTTGGAGAAAAGTTAACGTACATATATTTGAAATATATGCCAAATGCGTTTGTCTTTGCTATTCTCCTCACGCTTATCACAGGTATTGGAGCCTATTTATGGCTAGAAGTTACTGCATTGGACATTATCATATCCTGGTATGACGGCTTTTTTGACCTTCTAGCCTTCGCGATGCAAATAGTTTTAATTGTAATTACAGGTTATAGTATAGCCCTTTCTCCTGTCATTAAAAAAGGGATCGACTCCCTGTCCAGGCATATTAATTCACCCAGTCAGGTTTATTTTATCGTAGTTTTTATTGGATTATTATTTACTCTTATCAGTTTTGGATGGATAGTTATTACCTGCGTTCTGGCCAGGGAACTGGCTCTTCGTGTAAAAGGGGTTAATTATCCATTCCTTACTGCCTGCGTTTATTTTTCAGCGAATACCTGGGTTTCAGGTTTTAGCAGTTCTATTCCATTATTGCTGAATACTGAAAATAATTTTTTAATCCAGTCTGGTATTCTGGATAAAGTGATCCCAACTTCCTACACGCTGGGTTCTACTTTAAATATTACAATGATCTTTACTTTACTAATCCTTGCTCCTCTTGCAATTCTAATTTTAAGACCGAAAAATACCAGAGATAAAGAAATTAGTGACCTAATGATTTCGAAAGAGACTTCGAATAATCTGACCATTAAAGAGGAGGCCCAGAGCCTGAAATTGCCTTTCAGGTCCTATTCAGATAAAATGAATAACAGTTACGTTCTTCAAATGATCATAGTAATAATGGGGCTGTCATATATTGTTTATCATTTTAGCTCAAAGGGGTTCGATCTTAATTTTAATATCATGATTTTCATTTTCATTATAACTGGCTTATTGCTGCATAAAACACCTATGCGCTATGTAATTTCCATGAAAAGATCCAGTAGTAATGTTTCAGGAATATTATTTCAGTATCCTTTCTATGCTGGTATTATGGGGATTATGCTATATACAGGATTAGGAGAAAAGCTGGGGCAATTAATGGCCTCTCAGGCAAACATAGACTCCTATCCTTTTTATGCTTATTTGACCGGTGGGCTCGTGAATTTTGCCATACCTTCGGCTGGTGGAGAATTCGCTGTGGTTGGCCCCAGTATCATCAATGCGGTGAAAGAAATTGGTATTGGATTACCTGCCGAGCAAGTTACAGAGATAATTTCACGGGCTTCGCTGGCCGTTGCCTATGGTGAAAGCCTAAGCAATCTTCTGCAGCCATTTTATTTACTTTTAGTATTGCCTATAATGGCTGCTGGAATTAAAATCCAGGCCAGGGACATCATGGGTTACCTGGTCCTACCCTTTATAATATTTTTTATTATCCAGTCCCTACTCGTACTCTATTGTCCCATGTGA
- a CDS encoding SIMPL domain-containing protein → MKKSYAIIIFLISFITSAQNVKTSNTLEVVGFAKVAITPDIGILNINITNIDSLFSQSINGLNQKSTAISDQLSEIGFQRSSIRTNNFEVHKNTVYRDNKNVDSGYIASQQIQLEFKNDKDNISRILKQFSGSRSQVDLNFNFKLSDTLKRSVQKEIIKLATKDAFDKAKLISEASEIEKGQVVKINYGNNFNGGMRLYNNDQGLNEIVIRGKSDLSNGFTPSDVVYTDNILVTWDLK, encoded by the coding sequence ATGAAGAAATCATACGCGATCATTATTTTTTTAATTTCATTTATCACTAGTGCTCAAAATGTTAAAACCTCGAATACTCTGGAAGTGGTGGGATTTGCAAAAGTTGCTATTACTCCAGATATCGGAATTCTGAATATCAATATCACTAATATCGACAGTCTTTTTAGTCAATCTATAAATGGTCTGAATCAAAAATCCACAGCGATCAGTGATCAACTTTCTGAAATTGGATTCCAGCGCTCTTCGATTAGAACAAATAATTTTGAGGTTCATAAAAATACGGTATACAGAGATAACAAAAATGTTGATAGTGGCTACATAGCAAGCCAGCAGATACAGCTAGAATTTAAAAATGATAAGGATAATATTTCCAGGATCCTGAAACAATTTTCAGGTAGTAGATCTCAAGTTGACCTCAATTTCAATTTTAAACTATCAGATACCTTAAAAAGAAGTGTTCAAAAGGAAATAATTAAACTTGCAACTAAAGATGCCTTCGATAAAGCTAAATTAATTAGCGAAGCTTCTGAAATAGAGAAGGGACAGGTTGTGAAAATTAATTATGGGAATAACTTTAACGGCGGAATGAGATTGTACAATAACGATCAGGGTTTGAATGAAATAGTAATTAGAGGAAAAAGTGATCTTTCTAATGGTTTCACCCCCAGTGATGTGGTTTATACCGATAATATACTGGTTACCTGGGACCTGAAATAG
- a CDS encoding DUF6660 family protein, with product MKFLAVIFSIYFLGLTLMPCEDEVISQDANTEFHQVESSHSSQSSVDDCSPFCQCHCCHVHMLSFNSSDQELISLEISSETPEMNYQLGDDIPGSFFQPPRV from the coding sequence ATGAAATTTTTGGCAGTCATATTTTCCATTTATTTTCTGGGATTAACCTTAATGCCTTGCGAGGATGAGGTGATTTCTCAGGATGCAAATACTGAATTTCATCAGGTGGAGAGTTCTCATTCGTCACAATCTTCGGTAGATGATTGCAGTCCTTTCTGCCAGTGTCATTGCTGTCATGTTCATATGTTAAGTTTTAACTCTTCAGATCAGGAGCTAATTTCTCTAGAAATTTCCTCGGAAACCCCGGAAATGAACTACCAGCTGGGAGACGATATCCCCGGATCTTTTTTCCAACCACCCAGGGTTTAA
- a CDS encoding ATP-binding cassette domain-containing protein has protein sequence MRIINAHQNNLKNIDLSIPENQLIVVTGLSGSGKSSLAMDVIANEGYRYFLESLPAYNQQNAQLIPTAEVDEIEALPPVIKVGQSKRFQSINATFGTLSELTAVFRILFARYSAKETMSKSIFSFNHPKGACERCHGIGHAEYIDINKLVGDESKTLKEGAITTTLPNGYIVYSQVTVEELNKVCKVHGFNVDVPWKELSEEQKDVILNGSDRIKVFYGKHTLESRLRWEGFKAKPREEGYYKGILPIMTDILKRDRNKNILKFVSSSICPSCNGARIKAEHLKFKWKGLNFQEWMDLSLNDLYDRLKKQELVEGENVLVDKICIQLIDLIRLGMEDYKLSTPSSDISSGDAQRIKLIGQVNSNLQGILYVFDEPSIGLAEDYQRYLRHILNRLISRGNTVMVVEHDLNFIRSADWIVELGPEAGIHGGEVIFNGPIQEFLNAENLNSPTLNELHDSATTSKNKHKRESADSFQPQSGELCVVSRNTPEIQNRLSAYGEKEDLNLLTVSDQPIGKTPRSNPATYTGLADKIRDLLAKSLEAKAQKLGKGAFSFNNKRGRCETCEGAGVITLSMNVMGTINQVCPSCNGKRFKDEVLEVHWNNKNIADIYNLSIEEAYDFFSDEKQLTKILSLMLQLGLGYIKLGQPSNTLSGGEAQRIKLTKHFAKQSKKTLLILEEPSIGLHQQNLRQLLKALHQLKAQTAGIICFENHPLFQSSCDRWVDNTIKAEPIDLKDLTEQDIDKISIKGARTHYLKDLDIELPKNQLTVFTGISGSGKSSLVIDTLHGYGLQEMTKQFSSYQQSRAGVNFQFEVENIEGLSPTICVTRKERSFTERSDIAKQTGIDKILRFVFSRKAQFEGKELSASHFSNNHELGKCAICDGIGEELLPDLNKIVLDKEKSIAEGLFEHNKALAYYGQAGSQYMAIVKELGATYGFDLKTPFKQLDDQQKEILFQGAGDKVWKADWLFKTKTREGIQEVSMKWEGLFHYLKEEYYKTRKNKHIDKLKALFSPAECSHCEGSGLKPERLAFKIGGNSIHEIKGMDFKTLEEWLSNVDKYEEIDQKLICKIQPYLINTIKRAKQLHIDHLQLNRKSTTLSGGENQRVALIKQLNSPLKGITYLLDEPSAGLSNDNIPDLINILKELIEKGNTVLVIEHNKEIILSADRLVELGPLAGKLGGYISYEGSPQDFLKQPECHPFLKAPSKKVELKAGKDHIAIKKLSKHTLVKDGLEVPVGGITAISGKSGIGKTTLVKEILIPSIQTGRPVNCESIKFPGKYEGAHYFETKKLRSHAKTLLVSYLDLLKDISKIFAAESDLKARDFSYKTKTSQCPNCKGRGFTETSLDVAANAIEKCEVCKGQRYQPHILEHTVQSKNIAEVLALNITELKEWLNEVKAPASIFQFLDQLNEIGLSHLRLDQPVQSLSSGEKQRLLLLNWLNDQAKDELYILDEPSTGLHYADIDLLYAILKKLGEQNDILIIDHNPYLLGKIGIGATLK, from the coding sequence ATGCGTATCATTAATGCCCACCAAAATAATCTGAAAAATATTGATCTAAGCATCCCTGAAAATCAATTGATCGTAGTGACCGGTTTATCGGGTTCCGGGAAATCATCTCTGGCCATGGATGTGATCGCAAATGAGGGTTATCGTTATTTTTTAGAGAGCCTCCCGGCATATAACCAGCAAAATGCACAGCTTATACCCACGGCTGAGGTAGATGAAATTGAAGCACTCCCGCCAGTGATCAAGGTAGGGCAATCAAAACGCTTTCAGTCTATTAATGCCACTTTCGGCACACTCTCAGAGCTTACAGCTGTATTCAGGATCTTATTTGCTCGATATTCCGCAAAGGAAACCATGAGTAAATCAATCTTTTCCTTTAATCATCCCAAAGGAGCTTGCGAGCGCTGTCATGGAATTGGACATGCAGAATATATCGATATCAATAAATTAGTAGGAGATGAGAGTAAGACACTTAAAGAAGGAGCTATCACCACTACCTTGCCTAACGGTTATATCGTTTATTCTCAGGTAACGGTGGAGGAATTAAATAAGGTATGTAAAGTTCATGGTTTTAATGTGGATGTGCCCTGGAAGGAACTTTCAGAGGAGCAAAAGGATGTCATTCTAAATGGTAGCGACCGCATAAAAGTGTTTTATGGCAAACATACTTTGGAGTCACGGTTAAGATGGGAAGGCTTTAAAGCGAAGCCTCGCGAAGAAGGTTATTATAAAGGGATACTACCGATCATGACCGATATTTTAAAACGGGATCGAAATAAGAACATTCTGAAATTCGTGAGCTCCAGTATTTGTCCCAGTTGTAATGGTGCACGTATAAAAGCTGAACATCTGAAATTTAAATGGAAAGGACTGAACTTCCAGGAATGGATGGATCTTTCGCTAAACGATCTGTATGACAGGCTTAAGAAACAGGAGCTGGTCGAAGGAGAAAATGTGCTGGTTGATAAGATCTGTATTCAATTGATTGATCTTATAAGATTAGGGATGGAAGATTACAAGTTAAGCACTCCCAGCAGTGATATTTCTTCTGGAGATGCCCAACGTATCAAATTGATAGGGCAGGTAAACAGCAATCTGCAAGGCATTCTATATGTGTTTGATGAACCTTCCATAGGCTTAGCTGAAGATTATCAGCGCTATTTAAGGCATATTCTGAATCGGTTGATAAGTCGCGGAAATACGGTAATGGTTGTAGAGCATGATTTAAATTTTATTCGTTCAGCAGACTGGATCGTAGAATTAGGTCCCGAAGCAGGAATACATGGAGGAGAAGTGATCTTTAATGGCCCGATCCAGGAATTTTTGAATGCCGAAAACCTGAACAGTCCCACCTTAAATGAATTACACGATTCAGCCACAACTTCTAAGAATAAACATAAACGAGAATCAGCAGATTCATTTCAGCCGCAATCAGGCGAGTTGTGCGTGGTGAGCAGAAATACTCCTGAAATACAAAATAGGCTATCCGCATATGGTGAAAAAGAGGATCTGAACCTTCTTACAGTTTCCGATCAGCCCATAGGTAAAACTCCCAGAAGTAATCCGGCTACTTATACCGGTTTAGCGGATAAGATCCGTGATCTGTTAGCTAAATCACTGGAAGCTAAAGCCCAGAAATTAGGTAAAGGAGCTTTTTCGTTTAATAATAAGCGGGGAAGATGTGAAACCTGCGAGGGGGCCGGTGTGATCACTTTATCCATGAACGTGATGGGAACTATTAACCAAGTTTGTCCCAGCTGTAACGGGAAGCGTTTTAAGGATGAGGTTCTGGAAGTGCATTGGAACAATAAGAATATTGCAGATATATATAACTTGAGCATAGAGGAGGCTTACGATTTCTTTAGTGATGAAAAGCAGCTCACCAAAATTCTTTCTTTGATGCTGCAACTGGGGCTGGGTTATATCAAACTGGGGCAGCCTTCCAATACTTTATCTGGCGGTGAGGCGCAACGTATCAAGCTTACCAAGCATTTTGCAAAACAATCAAAAAAGACGCTGCTAATACTGGAAGAACCCAGTATTGGTTTGCATCAGCAGAATTTGAGACAGTTGCTTAAAGCCTTGCACCAGCTTAAAGCACAAACCGCGGGAATTATTTGCTTTGAGAATCATCCGCTTTTTCAATCTTCTTGCGACAGGTGGGTGGATAATACCATTAAAGCTGAGCCAATAGATCTCAAAGATCTAACAGAACAGGATATTGATAAAATATCTATTAAAGGTGCCCGAACTCATTATCTTAAGGATCTGGATATTGAATTGCCTAAAAACCAGTTGACTGTTTTTACCGGAATTTCGGGTTCTGGAAAATCTTCTTTGGTGATAGATACCCTGCACGGCTACGGACTGCAGGAAATGACCAAACAGTTTTCATCTTATCAGCAATCCAGGGCAGGAGTGAATTTTCAGTTTGAAGTTGAAAATATTGAAGGGCTAAGTCCAACGATCTGTGTTACCAGAAAGGAAAGGAGTTTTACAGAGCGTTCAGATATTGCCAAACAAACGGGAATAGATAAGATCTTACGCTTTGTCTTTTCCAGAAAAGCGCAATTTGAAGGAAAGGAATTATCTGCTAGCCATTTTTCCAATAATCACGAATTAGGAAAATGTGCCATTTGCGATGGCATAGGTGAGGAATTGCTGCCAGATCTTAATAAAATTGTACTTGATAAGGAAAAGAGTATTGCAGAAGGTCTCTTTGAACATAATAAGGCGCTGGCCTATTATGGGCAAGCAGGGAGCCAGTATATGGCGATCGTAAAAGAACTGGGGGCTACGTATGGATTTGACCTGAAAACGCCTTTTAAGCAGCTGGATGACCAACAAAAAGAGATCCTTTTTCAGGGAGCAGGGGATAAGGTCTGGAAAGCAGATTGGCTATTCAAAACTAAAACCAGGGAAGGTATTCAAGAAGTAAGTATGAAATGGGAAGGGCTTTTTCATTACTTAAAGGAAGAATACTATAAGACTCGTAAAAATAAGCATATCGATAAGCTCAAAGCACTTTTCTCTCCTGCGGAATGCAGTCATTGTGAGGGAAGTGGATTAAAGCCGGAACGATTAGCCTTTAAAATTGGAGGAAACTCCATCCATGAAATAAAGGGCATGGATTTTAAAACTTTGGAAGAATGGCTTTCAAATGTTGATAAGTATGAAGAGATCGATCAAAAACTCATTTGCAAAATTCAGCCTTATTTGATCAATACCATCAAAAGAGCAAAACAATTGCATATTGATCACCTGCAACTCAACAGAAAATCAACCACTCTTTCCGGAGGAGAGAACCAGCGGGTAGCACTGATCAAACAGTTGAACAGTCCGCTGAAGGGTATTACCTATCTTTTAGATGAACCTTCGGCAGGATTATCTAATGACAATATCCCGGACCTGATCAATATTCTGAAAGAACTTATTGAAAAAGGCAATACGGTGCTGGTGATCGAGCATAACAAAGAGATCATTCTTTCGGCTGACCGACTGGTGGAACTCGGACCTCTGGCCGGCAAGCTGGGAGGTTATATTTCTTATGAGGGAAGTCCTCAGGATTTCCTGAAACAACCAGAATGTCATCCATTTCTGAAGGCGCCATCAAAAAAGGTTGAGTTGAAAGCAGGGAAGGATCATATAGCCATTAAGAAATTGTCGAAACACACACTGGTGAAGGATGGGCTGGAAGTACCTGTTGGCGGGATCACAGCCATTAGCGGTAAATCAGGAATCGGGAAAACTACCTTAGTAAAAGAGATCCTGATACCCAGCATTCAAACCGGCAGGCCGGTCAATTGTGAAAGCATAAAATTTCCGGGGAAATATGAAGGAGCCCATTATTTTGAAACCAAAAAACTTCGATCTCACGCGAAAACCTTATTGGTTTCATATCTGGATCTGTTGAAGGATATAAGTAAGATTTTCGCAGCCGAATCAGATCTGAAGGCTCGGGACTTTTCATATAAAACAAAAACCAGTCAGTGTCCCAACTGCAAAGGCAGGGGATTTACTGAAACCAGCCTTGATGTAGCTGCGAATGCGATTGAAAAATGTGAAGTATGTAAGGGACAGCGCTACCAGCCACATATACTGGAGCATACTGTTCAGTCGAAGAACATTGCTGAGGTACTTGCATTGAATATTACAGAATTAAAAGAATGGTTGAATGAGGTAAAGGCACCTGCTTCAATATTCCAGTTCCTTGATCAGTTAAATGAGATCGGTTTGTCACATCTTAGACTGGATCAACCGGTGCAATCACTTTCTTCAGGAGAGAAGCAACGATTATTGTTGTTGAACTGGCTGAATGATCAGGCTAAAGATGAGCTTTATATTTTAGATGAACCAAGTACGGGATTACACTATGCTGATATAGATCTTTTGTATGCGATATTAAAGAAACTCGGTGAACAAAATGATATTTTGATCATTGATCATAATCCATATTTACTGGGGAAAATAGGGATTGGAGCAACTTTAAAGTAA